In a genomic window of Demequina muriae:
- a CDS encoding CpaF family protein, with protein MSGGTLERIEAQVRESIRSAGLDPVREADAVRGLVDDALSAWEHRALAGAVPAITDPGAAAQALMDNVSGLGPLQRYLDDPEVEEIWINAPTQVYISRRGAPELTPTLLSEDTVRDLVERMLKQSGRRLDLSSPFVDATLPGGERLHVVIPDVTREHWSVNIRKFVVRARHVNDMVALGVLPQQAADFLAAAVDTGLNVLISGATQAGKTTMLGALAGAIPARERVISCEEVFEVAVPTRDWVALQCRQPSLEGTGEIPLRRLVKEALRMRPSRIIIGEVREAEALDMLIALNAGVPGMCTIHANSARDAITKMCTLPLLAGENVSDRFVVPTVASAIDLVVHLGLDARGVRRVREIVGVSGRTEGGVVELATLFQWGQAGLERAGGYPPHQELFEQRGHRLDELLRGP; from the coding sequence ATGAGCGGGGGGACCCTGGAGCGCATCGAGGCCCAGGTGCGCGAGAGCATTCGCAGCGCCGGGCTCGATCCCGTGCGCGAGGCCGATGCGGTCCGCGGCCTAGTCGACGACGCTCTGTCCGCGTGGGAGCACCGCGCGCTCGCCGGGGCGGTGCCCGCGATCACGGACCCCGGGGCGGCGGCGCAGGCGCTGATGGACAACGTCTCCGGCCTCGGCCCCCTGCAGCGCTACCTCGACGACCCCGAGGTCGAGGAGATCTGGATCAACGCGCCCACGCAGGTGTACATCTCGCGGCGCGGCGCCCCGGAGCTCACACCGACGCTGCTGAGCGAGGACACGGTGCGCGATCTCGTCGAGCGCATGCTCAAGCAGTCCGGCCGCCGCCTGGACCTCTCGAGCCCGTTCGTGGACGCGACGCTCCCCGGTGGCGAGCGTCTTCACGTCGTGATCCCGGACGTGACGCGCGAGCACTGGAGCGTCAACATCCGCAAGTTCGTGGTGCGAGCGCGTCACGTGAACGACATGGTCGCGCTCGGCGTGCTGCCTCAGCAGGCGGCGGACTTCCTCGCCGCGGCAGTCGACACGGGCCTGAACGTGCTGATCTCGGGCGCGACTCAGGCGGGCAAGACCACCATGCTGGGCGCGCTCGCGGGAGCGATTCCTGCCCGTGAGCGCGTCATCTCGTGCGAAGAGGTGTTCGAGGTCGCCGTGCCGACCCGGGACTGGGTGGCGCTCCAGTGCCGTCAGCCCTCGCTCGAGGGCACAGGCGAGATCCCGCTGCGCAGGCTCGTCAAAGAAGCGCTGCGCATGCGGCCGAGCCGCATCATCATCGGCGAAGTGCGTGAAGCCGAGGCGCTCGACATGCTGATCGCACTCAACGCGGGAGTTCCTGGGATGTGCACCATCCACGCGAACAGCGCTCGCGACGCGATCACGAAGATGTGCACGCTGCCACTGCTCGCGGGCGAGAACGTCTCCGACCGCTTCGTGGTGCCCACCGTCGCATCGGCCATCGATCTGGTCGTGCACCTGGGGCTCGATGCTCGGGGCGTACGGCGTGTGCGAGAGATCGTGGGCGTCTCCGGGCGCACCGAGGGAGGCGTCGTCGAGCTTGCGACCCTCTTTCAATGGGGCCAGGCGGGGCTCGAGCGCGCGGGAGGGTATCCGCCGCACCAGGAACTCTTCGAGCAACGCGGGCACCGGCTCGACGAGCTGCTGCGAGGTCCGTGA
- a CDS encoding type II secretion system F family protein, whose product MDALWGAVLGLGLFMVWWSFWPPPQRRERTRDGWSARTQDHLVRAGAPSVTPAALVGVAAGLGIVTFIVVAGLSDAAPIAACFAVLAARAPFALVSARARARSQATRELWPEVVDSLASGIRAGLALPEAVAQIGDRGPVALREPFALFAEDYRASGRFHDCLDALKGRLADPVADRLVETLRITRDVGGTDVGRVLRTLAEFLRDDARTRGELEARQSWTVNAARLAVAAPWAVLAMLATQGSNAAAYNSPAGVVVLALGGASTVVAYRLMMRVGQLPEEARVLR is encoded by the coding sequence ATGGATGCGCTGTGGGGGGCGGTGCTCGGACTGGGACTGTTCATGGTGTGGTGGTCGTTCTGGCCGCCGCCTCAGCGTCGAGAGCGCACACGTGACGGGTGGTCGGCGCGCACGCAGGACCATCTGGTTCGAGCCGGCGCTCCGTCAGTCACGCCGGCCGCCCTGGTGGGAGTCGCCGCGGGGCTGGGGATCGTGACGTTCATCGTCGTGGCGGGCCTGTCGGACGCTGCCCCGATCGCCGCGTGCTTCGCAGTCCTTGCGGCGAGGGCGCCGTTCGCACTCGTCTCAGCGCGTGCCCGCGCACGGAGCCAGGCGACCCGCGAACTGTGGCCCGAGGTGGTGGACTCGCTCGCATCGGGCATTCGCGCTGGGCTCGCGCTGCCCGAGGCGGTGGCACAGATCGGCGACCGGGGCCCTGTGGCGCTGCGCGAGCCTTTTGCGCTGTTCGCGGAGGACTACCGTGCGTCTGGCCGCTTCCACGACTGCCTCGACGCCCTCAAGGGCAGGCTCGCGGACCCGGTTGCGGACCGCCTGGTCGAGACATTGAGAATCACGCGGGACGTGGGCGGCACGGACGTGGGGCGGGTGCTGAGGACCCTGGCCGAGTTTCTGAGGGACGACGCCCGCACACGCGGCGAGCTCGAGGCTCGACAGTCGTGGACGGTCAACGCCGCACGGCTCGCGGTGGCCGCTCCGTGGGCGGTGCTCGCCATGCTCGCGACTCAGGGCTCCAACGCGGCCGCCTACAACTCACCGGCGGGGGTGGTGGTGCTCGCGCTGGGCGGCGCCAGCACCGTGGTCGCATACCGACTGATGATGCGCGTAGGACAGCTGCCCGAGGAAGCGCGGGTGCTGAGATGA
- a CDS encoding class I SAM-dependent methyltransferase, translated as MTVETIDATKLEAFMGRAVTDLAAAESSAATYLGDRLGLYRAMASGRQMTAGELAALTGTHERLVLEWLRNQAAGGYIEHEDGRFTLPPEHAAALADEESPYFLGGFFEIIAAVWADTELLEGAFRGDGALAWGAHDPRLYRGVERFYGATYRSSLVQAWLPALDGVTERLEAGATVADIGCGYGLATTLMAAEFPRSTFVGYDSHGASIEAARDRAHQAGVTDRVRYEELDAVDLPARGFDLACFFDALHDMGDPIGAAAAARRALAEDGVLMVVEPRAGDRLEDNVGPIGRAYYAGSTLLCTPGALAQGGQHVLGAQAGPAALTEVLRAAGFSRVRVAAETPFNLILEARA; from the coding sequence ATGACAGTCGAGACGATCGACGCGACGAAGCTCGAGGCCTTCATGGGCCGTGCGGTGACCGACCTGGCCGCCGCGGAGAGCTCGGCCGCGACCTACCTAGGAGACCGCCTCGGTCTCTACCGGGCGATGGCGTCCGGGCGGCAGATGACCGCAGGCGAGCTCGCCGCACTCACCGGGACGCACGAGCGGCTTGTGCTCGAGTGGCTGCGGAACCAGGCGGCGGGCGGCTACATCGAGCATGAGGACGGCCGGTTCACCCTCCCTCCCGAGCATGCCGCAGCCCTCGCGGACGAGGAATCGCCGTATTTCCTCGGAGGCTTCTTCGAGATCATCGCCGCGGTCTGGGCCGATACCGAGCTGCTCGAGGGAGCATTCCGCGGCGACGGGGCGCTCGCATGGGGTGCGCATGACCCTCGCCTTTACCGAGGAGTCGAGCGCTTCTACGGCGCCACCTACCGCTCGAGTCTCGTGCAGGCGTGGCTCCCCGCGCTCGACGGGGTCACTGAGCGTCTCGAGGCAGGCGCAACGGTGGCCGACATCGGGTGCGGATATGGTCTGGCCACCACACTGATGGCCGCGGAGTTCCCGCGCTCGACCTTCGTCGGCTATGACAGCCACGGCGCCTCGATCGAGGCGGCCCGTGACCGCGCCCATCAGGCAGGGGTGACCGACCGGGTGCGGTACGAGGAGCTCGATGCCGTCGACCTTCCAGCACGCGGATTCGACCTGGCCTGCTTCTTCGATGCCCTGCACGACATGGGCGACCCGATCGGGGCCGCGGCCGCGGCACGCCGCGCGCTGGCCGAGGACGGGGTCCTCATGGTGGTCGAACCTCGGGCAGGTGACCGGCTCGAGGACAACGTCGGCCCTATCGGCCGCGCGTACTACGCGGGCTCGACCTTGCTGTGCACTCCCGGTGCTCTCGCCCAGGGCGGGCAGCACGTCCTCGGCGCGCAGGCCGGGCCTGCCGCGCTCACCGAGGTGCTCCGCGCCGCCGGCTTCAGCCGGGTGAGGGTGGCCGCGGAGACGCCGTTCAACCTCATCCTCGAGGCACGGGCCTGA
- a CDS encoding helix-turn-helix transcriptional regulator: MPSPASTTQRALLGLLSIRAWTAYDLTRQMRRALRWAWPRSEANLYREVKRLVPNGFATATEEGTGRRSRTKYAVTDRGREEVSAWLESQPPAPPQVEFEALLRLFLADQGTVDQLRRTIAETRQQILERLEEGVVIAEDYLHAPPFPERAHLNVLFMHFSAGFARLVLSWCDDVEAEIDTWPGTATAVGLTPGTRRMLEETLAYYRTTLDQYNGEH; this comes from the coding sequence ATGCCCTCGCCTGCCTCGACCACCCAGCGGGCCCTGCTCGGCCTGCTCTCGATCCGCGCATGGACCGCCTACGACCTGACTCGTCAGATGCGTCGGGCCTTGCGATGGGCCTGGCCGCGTTCCGAGGCGAACCTCTACAGGGAGGTCAAACGCCTCGTCCCGAATGGGTTCGCGACGGCCACCGAGGAGGGGACTGGCCGCCGATCCCGCACCAAGTACGCGGTGACCGACCGCGGTCGTGAGGAGGTGTCGGCCTGGCTCGAGAGCCAGCCGCCCGCTCCGCCGCAGGTCGAGTTCGAGGCTCTGCTGCGCCTGTTCCTGGCCGACCAGGGCACGGTCGACCAGCTGCGTCGCACCATCGCCGAGACCCGCCAGCAGATCCTCGAGCGGCTCGAGGAGGGGGTGGTGATCGCGGAGGACTACCTGCACGCTCCGCCCTTCCCCGAGCGAGCGCACCTCAACGTGCTCTTCATGCACTTCTCCGCAGGCTTCGCGCGCCTCGTGCTCTCCTGGTGCGACGACGTCGAGGCCGAGATCGACACGTGGCCCGGGACGGCGACCGCGGTCGGACTGACGCCTGGGACGCGACGGATGCTCGAGGAGACCCTGGCCTACTACCGGACGACGCTCGACCAGTACAACGGCGAACACTGA